The window tgtgaaagtccacactggaaagcgaccttatcaatgttATGTTTGCTACatatcattttcacaaaatagcCATTTCAATACCATTTGCAGTGTCATTTGACAATTCACACAAGTGGGCTAGCGTAACAGTGTTGTCATGCAGAGAAATCCTTAAAGTTGAAGGCACATTTGTATACGTTCGAAACAATTAACTTGCATTAACTAACTTTAGGAATTTGTTTGTctcatttcattttgattattgttgattgcaatatctttgaaaatgatttttgtatttctactTTTTTAAGCTTTAACATTTATCTTCCTTTACTTAGTGTAACCTGCAAATTTGTAGCTTATAATTTGGACGTTACACTTAGCGTATAGGTCATAAGTATAAACAGCATCTTATGCAACTGTAGAGTGTCAACCAGCTCATATTCAACTtgagtttgttttaaaaacattgaatgaTCTTATTTTGCCAGaattaaaatcaatacaaCAAGATATCGAAGTAAATTGAATTTGCAAAGGTGCAAGAAAACATGGAAGACATgtatttaaagctttttgcaCAATGAAAAGGAACTAAAAgcatgaacaatgcaatgccatttgaagaaacattgcAACCGTCAGCTATACAGTCTGAGTTTGACACTAGCATTTGTATTCAAGAAATTCATTCAAAGAAGGCATCAGTTGTAGCTCATCTTGAAGTTATTGAAGAAAAATCTTTGTCGTTGCAGGATACTGAGATTTTTCCGACTGAAACAGATGCTACATTTACTCTTATGTCAAATAATGTTTTCTCTCAGTCGGAGATTGATAGAAATGTAACATTCGATGATGACATTGTTGATTCTGAAAAcctaaatgaaaaaaactcaCAAGAGGAACACAACAAATTGGCTACGAAGTTTCCTGATAAAAACATCACAAATCGTGAGAGCAATACTAGAGAGGTTAAATGTTCACGAATTGTTGGaaatgacaaaaccaaacatttctgttgcactgtttgtgataaatcttttaaacaaaaaacaaaaatgaaaatttgtttcaagacTCACAAGAGTAAACCATTGTATCAATGTcgagtttgttgcaaatcattttcacaaaacagcaatttgaagcaacatatgaaagtccacactggagagcgcccttatcaatgtgacttttgtttaaaatcattttcgaaaaatagcactttaaagcgtcatatgaaagtccatactggagagcaCCATTatcaatgtaatgtttgctgcaaatcattttcacaaaacagctatttgcagcatcatatgagagtccacactggagagcgcccttatcaatgcgatgtttgtttgaaatcattttcggaaaacaacactttgaagcaacatatgagagtccacactggagagcggccttatcaatgcgatgtttgtttgaaatcattttcacaaaacagccatttgcagcatcatatgagagtccacactggagagcgcccttatcaatgcgatgtttgtttgaaatcattttcacaaaacagccatttgcagcatcatatgagagtccacactggagagcgcccttatcaatgcgatgtttgtttgaaatcattttcacaaaacagccatTTACGACGTCATATGAAAGcccatactggagagcgcccttatcaatgcgatgtttgtttgaaatcattttcggaaagcagcattttgaaaaatcatatgagagtccacactggagagcgcccttatcaatgcgacgtttgtttgaaatcattttcacaaaacagccatttacagcgtcatatgagagttcacactggagagcgcccttatcaatgtgatgtttgtttgaaatctttttctgaaaacaagactttgaagcaacatatgaaagtccacactggagagcgcccttatcaatgcgatgtttgtttgaaatcgttttcacaaaacaggattttaaaaagtcatatgagagtccacactggagagcgcccttatcaatgtgatgtttgcttgaaatcattttcggaaaacagcaatttacagcgtcatatgaaagtccacactggagaacgcccttatcaatgtgatgtttgcttgaaatcattttcggaaaacaacattttacagcatcatatgagagtccacactggagagcgcccttatcaatgtgatgtttgtttgaaatcattttcacaaaacaacactttgaagcaacatatgagagtccacactggagagcgcccttatcaatgcgatgtttgtttgaaatcgttttcacaaaacaaaattttgaaaagtcatatgagagtccacactggagagcgcccttatcaatgtgatgtttgtttgaaatcattttcggaaaacagcaatttacagcgtcatatgaaagtccacattggagtgcgcccttatcaatgtgatgtttgcttgaaatcattttcggaaAACAACACTTTACAGCAtcatatgagagtccacactggagagcgcccttaatGAACTGTTTGGTTTAGATGTTAATCAGATCTATTATAAATGTAGATGTGACAGTGTTTTGGTATTTCTTTGCATTTAGAGTTACAGTAATGTTAGCGTTAATGTTTCTTCCACATAAAgttagtttgtttattttgttatttataccaattattgttatgtattgcactgtaaaatgtttgtttcctttttaaaaatgtgcaaATATCACATTAGAAAATATGAACCATTTTTGGacgtttgtttctttttgtcttgATTTTCGCTGATGGCAGTGTCTTTGGATTGATGTAATAATTTTCCCGGTTTCTATATTCAAATCATGTCCAGTTTCCTGCTATTCACAATTTCACattcattttctttgcaaataGGTCATAAGTATAAACCGCAATGTATTCAACTATGGAGTGTCAACCAGGTTGTAGACTGGTTGACGTTGTCGTGAAAGCAATCATTGATATGATTTCACAAGAAATTTGCTTTTGACTTTATGTGAGATATTCAGTTAATGTGTTTTCTTGATTTGTTATAAACGTAGAGGTTGCAAAACTTGCaatgataaattttaacttttatgaaccttttaaacatgtttttgagTTTTGTTTACATACAGAATTATTGCGATGTTAGCTTAGCACAGGTTGCACATAAGCAATGCTTCTTTGCTTCACATAGCAATGCAATCGTATGTTGTTCTCAATATGCTTTGAGTTTCGTTGATTTCTCTGTCCTTGAATacttgtaataatttatacagTTTTGcgtgtttattttcatttcacaaCAAATAAGTTACAGATATAAACAGTGTCATATACAATCATCATGTCATTCGTGCGTTATCCGTCAAACGCTACATTAAAtataattgtttctttagctCACATTTTTATAGTTTACTATGGACTCTCATCCAAGCGGTAAGCATATCGAGATTATTATGAAAACAATCAGTGATGCGACAAGATGTGAAGTGGGAATTTGAtcaaatgcaagaaaacatagaaaacttgtgtttaaaaatttttgcagaaataaaGAAATGCAAAACCAGAAACAGTTCAATGCCAAATGAGGAAATATTGCAACCATAAGTTGAAAAGTCTGACATTGACATTTGTATTAATGAAGGTCATTCGGAGATTGCATTTGTTTCTCCTCACATTGAAGCTATCAAAGAAGAGTTGATGGGAGATTGAGAGGTATCTCAATTTTGTAATCGTCAGACGATAATCGTCTAATAACAAAATTGCGGCAGTGTTGAATAATATTTTCACTCATTTAGAGAATGAAGCAAATTCCACATATTTGGACAAACTTGTTGATCCTTAAAACTTGAATGAAACAAACTCACTCCCAAAATATAATATGTCAGCAAAGGAATTTCCTGATGAATGCACATTGAAtggtaaaaagtttaaaagcaaGGTTAAGCATTCCATGACATTTGTCAAAGATGACTGGGAAGCATTTCTGTTGCTCAGTGTCTTATAAATCTATCAAATAAAAGGCAAACCTGCAAACTGATTTAAGAACTCACATGGACTTATCTCCAAATCAATGCAagatttgctgcaaatcattttcctGAAACAGTGATTTTCAGCATCATATGAGAGTTTATGACATGTTTTTGGTATTTTATTAcatgcatttgtttgtttcaaattctttttacaaaacaacaatttgcaaactcataGAGCAGTCCAACTTGGAGAGCACCATTaataatgaaatgtttggtttaagTTTTAATCAGATCTATTAGTCCTATAAGTGTAGAAGTGGCAATGTTTTGGGTATTTGTTTACATTCAGAATTATAGTAACTTTAGCAATTAAACTTCTACCACATAAAACTGGTTTGGTGATTTGTTATTCATGCAAATGACTGTTATGTTTTTCACCGCAAACAtcttgtttaattttcaaacatttgcaaaagtcCTGTTCCGAAATATGAACCGTTTTAGGATATTCagttgattttgttttgattttcacTGATTGCAATGTATTTGAATTGATGTACTCATTTTTCcagtttctttttatttctatattCACATCAAATGCAGATTTTTCCTATTTACATTCATTTTCTCAGCAAGTAGGTCACAAGTATAAATCTCACCATATTCATCTATGGAGTGTCAACCAAATCGTAGACTGGTTGATGTTGTATGATAACCAGTCAGTGATCTGATTTCACAAGggtagttgatcaactgagtgactcttcatttgagtgacacattggtgaGTAAGCAAttgttcaaactacagtaatggtTTTGAAATGAGTGGCACATACCATATAAATGCAATAGATAACATGGTTTCCGTTGCTCTTCACACAAATACAACTGAAACCATGTTATCTGTTGCATTTTGCACAACATCACACCAACGCAATAGAAAACATGGTTTCCGTTGCTCTTATATGGCTGGCATCaccgcttcaatgcaattgtCAAAGGATACAACCaaagaattttcaaaataattgaatagTTTCAAAGCGAGCATCATAGAGTTTCCCAAGAACTCTTTCGCCTTGAATTTGGTGCATCGACACCATTGCGCCGATCGCGTATGCCGTATGACAA of the Clavelina lepadiformis chromosome 7, kaClaLepa1.1, whole genome shotgun sequence genome contains:
- the LOC143465319 gene encoding uncharacterized protein LOC143465319, encoding MNNAMPFEETLQPSAIQSEFDTSICIQEIHSKKASVVAHLEVIEEKSLSLQDTEIFPTETDATFTLMSNNVFSQSEIDRNVTFDDDIVDSENLNEKNSQEEHNKLATKFPDKNITNRESNTREVKCSRIVGNDKTKHFCCTVCDKSFKQKTKMKICFKTHKSKPLYQCRVCCKSFSQNSNLKQHMKVHTGERPYQCDFCLKSFSKNSTLKRHMKVHTGEHHYQCNVCCKSFSQNSYLQHHMRVHTGERPYQCDVCLKSFSENNTLKQHMRVHTGERPYQCDVCLKSFSQNSHLQHHMRVHTGERPYQCDVCLKSFSQNSHLQHHMRVHTGERPYQCDVCLKSFSQNSHLRRHMKAHTGERPYQCDVCLKSFSESSILKNHMRVHTGERPYQCDVCLKSFSQNSHLQRHMRVHTGERPYQCDVCLKSFSENKTLKQHMKVHTGERPYQCDVCLKSFSQNRILKSHMRVHTGERPYQCDVCLKSFSENSNLQRHMKVHTGERPYQCDVCLKSFSENNILQHHMRVHTGERPYQCDVCLKSFSQNNTLKQHMRVHTGERPYQCDVCLKSFSQNKILKSHMRVHTGERPYQCDVCLKSFSENSNLQRHMKVHIGVRPYQCDVCLKSFSENNTLQHHMRVHTGERP